One region of Bdellovibrio bacteriovorus genomic DNA includes:
- a CDS encoding RelA/SpoT family protein, with product MFESVKESTSQKPLKTVDDLLARIRGYYPNADLKIIEKAYSFSERMHEGQLRRSGEPYISHPLSVAGILADLHLDLDTIATGLLHDTVEDTPATLEDIRREFGDVIAHLVDGVTKIGQMKFKNSHEKQGENIRKMIVAMGKDVRVVLVKLADRLHNMRTLNYMPFEKQERIALETLEIYTPLAGRMGISSLKIELEDLCFRYYRPDMYYQLVQHIKKSESEQNRYIEDVKDMITKELAKAGFKAEVFGRSKHLWSIYRKMQSRSIEYDQVYDVLAFRVLVNSVAECYAALGMIHSLWKPIPGRFKDFIAMPKTNNYQSLHTTVIGPGGDRIEIQIRTQEMHLIAERGIAAHWKYKERGKMADDPELQQANWLRDLVNLHQQTRNPDEFLDTVKTDLFETEIYVFTPTGDVREFPEGATPVDFAYAVHTELGNRIVGARINGKMVPLKYQLQNGDTVEVITSKTQVPSKDWLKFVVTNKAKAKIRAFVKEEQRRRAIMLGKELVEKEFRKFGMAAVKYLKGPAFEQYLKDHGHADLDELYVHVGYGKTETRILVERLSPENLAKEAAKTDDSSFMEKVMRAATQKTRKTNSLISVDGMDDVLVHYAKCCHPIPGDPIVGFISRGRGITIHRSDCRKAFEFDQLRKVDVTWNVKTAGQGQERIVRLKIISQDIPGLLKLMSEAFAQQGINIQSAQIRTTKDKKAICHFEVSVTDASQLNQAIYEIQKIKGIIGVSRVIH from the coding sequence ATGTTCGAATCCGTCAAAGAGTCCACATCTCAAAAGCCCCTTAAAACTGTCGACGATCTTTTGGCGCGCATTCGCGGTTATTATCCTAATGCGGATTTAAAAATCATTGAAAAAGCTTACTCGTTTTCCGAGCGCATGCACGAAGGACAGCTTCGTCGCAGTGGTGAGCCCTACATCTCTCATCCGCTTTCCGTGGCGGGCATCTTAGCAGATCTGCATTTAGATTTAGATACAATCGCGACGGGTTTACTTCATGATACCGTCGAAGATACGCCGGCCACTTTGGAGGATATTCGTCGTGAGTTCGGGGATGTGATCGCTCACTTAGTGGACGGTGTCACTAAGATCGGGCAGATGAAATTTAAAAACAGTCATGAAAAACAAGGCGAAAATATTCGCAAGATGATCGTGGCGATGGGTAAAGATGTCCGCGTGGTGCTCGTGAAATTAGCCGATCGTTTGCACAATATGCGCACTTTGAATTATATGCCCTTTGAAAAACAAGAGCGCATTGCTTTAGAAACGCTAGAAATTTACACGCCTCTTGCCGGGCGCATGGGTATCAGTTCTTTAAAAATTGAATTGGAAGATCTGTGTTTCCGTTATTATCGTCCGGATATGTACTATCAATTGGTACAACATATTAAGAAATCAGAATCCGAACAAAACCGCTATATCGAAGACGTCAAAGATATGATTACCAAAGAGCTGGCTAAAGCCGGTTTTAAGGCGGAAGTCTTTGGACGTTCCAAGCATCTTTGGTCCATCTATCGCAAAATGCAATCGCGCAGCATTGAGTACGATCAAGTCTATGACGTTCTTGCGTTTCGTGTTTTAGTCAATAGCGTCGCTGAATGTTACGCGGCCCTGGGGATGATCCACAGTTTATGGAAACCTATTCCGGGCCGCTTTAAAGACTTCATCGCGATGCCGAAGACCAATAACTATCAATCCCTGCATACCACGGTGATCGGGCCGGGCGGAGATCGTATCGAGATTCAAATCCGCACGCAAGAAATGCATTTGATTGCCGAACGGGGGATCGCGGCTCACTGGAAGTATAAAGAGCGCGGTAAGATGGCCGATGATCCGGAATTGCAACAAGCTAATTGGCTGCGTGATCTGGTGAACTTACATCAGCAAACGCGCAACCCGGATGAATTCTTAGACACCGTTAAAACGGATTTATTTGAAACGGAAATCTATGTTTTTACCCCCACGGGGGATGTGAGAGAGTTCCCGGAAGGGGCCACACCGGTCGACTTCGCTTATGCCGTCCACACGGAATTAGGAAACCGCATTGTCGGCGCACGTATCAACGGAAAAATGGTGCCCCTGAAATACCAATTGCAGAACGGGGATACGGTCGAGGTTATTACTTCGAAAACCCAAGTGCCCTCGAAAGATTGGTTGAAGTTTGTTGTTACCAATAAAGCCAAAGCCAAGATCCGCGCTTTTGTTAAAGAAGAGCAGCGCCGTCGCGCGATCATGCTGGGTAAAGAGCTGGTGGAAAAAGAATTCCGCAAATTCGGCATGGCCGCCGTGAAGTATCTTAAAGGCCCCGCTTTTGAACAGTATTTAAAAGATCATGGCCATGCTGATTTAGATGAACTTTACGTTCATGTGGGTTACGGAAAAACGGAAACCCGTATTTTAGTGGAACGTCTTTCCCCAGAAAACTTAGCCAAAGAGGCTGCGAAAACGGATGACTCTTCCTTTATGGAAAAGGTCATGCGTGCGGCCACGCAGAAAACTCGTAAGACAAATTCTCTTATCAGCGTCGATGGGATGGATGATGTCTTGGTTCACTATGCAAAATGTTGTCATCCCATCCCGGGTGATCCGATCGTGGGTTTTATCAGTCGTGGACGTGGTATCACCATTCATCGCAGTGACTGTCGTAAGGCGTTTGAGTTTGATCAATTACGTAAAGTTGACGTGACTTGGAATGTGAAAACAGCAGGGCAAGGGCAAGAACGCATTGTGCGGTTAAAAATTATTTCCCAAGATATTCCAGGGTTGTTAAAGCTGATGTCTGAAGCCTTTGCGCAACAAGGAATTAATATTCAGTCAGCGCAAATTCGCACGACCAAGGATAAAAAAGCGATCTGTCATTTTGAAGTCAGCGTAACGGATGCCAGTCAGTTAAATCAAGCGATCTATGAGATTCAAAAAATCAAGGGTATCATAGGCGTCAGCCGTGTTATACACTAG
- the rpoZ gene encoding DNA-directed RNA polymerase subunit omega, whose translation MARVTVEDCLEKVPNRFALVLMVSKRAKQLLKGAEATVSTRSNKYIVSALREVAIGNVGYAEVLAADEATRQIEKDLNK comes from the coding sequence ATGGCTCGTGTAACGGTTGAAGATTGCTTAGAAAAAGTCCCAAATCGCTTTGCTTTGGTTTTGATGGTTTCTAAACGTGCTAAGCAATTGCTTAAAGGAGCAGAAGCCACAGTTTCTACTCGCAGCAACAAATACATCGTGAGTGCTCTTCGCGAAGTAGCTATCGGGAACGTAGGTTACGCGGAAGTGCTGGCGGCGGACGAAGCCACTCGCCAAATCGAAAAAGACCTTAATAAATAG
- the gmk gene encoding guanylate kinase, giving the protein MKTRLIIVAAPSGAGKSSFVERISKENPRLVDIITFTTRSMRKGESEGTPYHFLTVDDFEKKIREGFFVEWAKVHNNYYGTSYESIESTWKKNCCAIMDIDIQGVETFKRKFDDTKTIFILPPSIDELRRRIEKRDGGVPADIEVRMANAQKELLEASKYDYQIVNDVFEDSYAKFKKIVEELLG; this is encoded by the coding sequence ATGAAGACGAGACTCATCATTGTCGCCGCCCCCAGTGGCGCGGGAAAAAGCAGTTTTGTGGAACGTATCAGCAAGGAAAATCCTCGCTTGGTGGATATTATTACGTTCACAACTCGCTCCATGCGCAAAGGGGAAAGTGAGGGAACTCCTTATCACTTCCTGACGGTCGACGATTTTGAGAAAAAAATCCGGGAAGGTTTTTTTGTCGAATGGGCCAAGGTTCATAATAACTATTATGGCACCTCTTACGAATCCATTGAAAGCACCTGGAAGAAAAACTGCTGCGCGATCATGGATATCGACATTCAAGGGGTGGAGACCTTTAAGCGCAAGTTTGATGACACCAAGACCATCTTTATATTGCCGCCCTCTATTGACGAACTGCGCCGCAGAATCGAAAAGCGGGATGGCGGGGTGCCGGCCGATATCGAAGTCCGTATGGCCAATGCCCAAAAAGAGCTTTTAGAAGCCTCTAAGTACGACTATCAGATCGTCAATGACGTGTTTGAAGATTCCTACGCCAAATTTAAAAAAATCGTTGAAGAATTACTAGGTTAG
- a CDS encoding YicC/YloC family endoribonuclease, whose translation MKSMTGYGTARVQSKDVTVEVSIRAVNGRFLEPRFHLPREFVAFESDLKRILSQTLLRGTIDIFVSRRVKNSASKAQMSINDALAKKYLTAYKHLSKELAVPFQVHLEVIARLPEVIKVEETYELFAGEEKTLKRAFTEACKKCDAERAREGKSVRKDLEKLLGTLEKQVKIISDLRGEANVQLQEKFEQKIRARLKGNEIDPTRLSQEIVIQLEKADINEELSRLSEHIKNYRQLIGSQRAEGKKLDFYTQELLREVNTIGSKSQVAKITQAVVEAKTLIERLREQVQNVQ comes from the coding sequence ATGAAAAGTATGACAGGTTATGGCACAGCACGCGTTCAATCTAAAGATGTCACCGTCGAGGTGAGCATTCGTGCCGTGAACGGAAGGTTTTTAGAACCTCGGTTTCACTTGCCTCGCGAGTTTGTCGCTTTTGAAAGTGATCTCAAAAGAATTCTTTCGCAAACTCTGTTGCGCGGAACGATTGATATCTTTGTTTCTCGCCGCGTGAAAAACTCGGCCAGCAAAGCCCAGATGTCCATCAATGATGCCTTAGCAAAAAAATATCTCACGGCTTATAAGCATCTTTCCAAAGAGTTGGCGGTCCCTTTTCAAGTTCATCTTGAGGTTATTGCGCGTTTACCGGAAGTCATCAAAGTCGAAGAAACTTATGAGCTTTTTGCCGGCGAAGAGAAGACTTTAAAACGCGCGTTTACGGAAGCTTGTAAAAAATGTGACGCCGAAAGAGCCCGTGAAGGAAAATCGGTCCGTAAAGATCTGGAAAAACTTTTGGGCACTTTGGAAAAACAAGTGAAAATTATCAGCGACTTACGGGGCGAGGCTAATGTGCAACTTCAAGAGAAGTTTGAGCAGAAAATCCGCGCGCGCCTTAAAGGGAATGAAATCGATCCGACTCGCTTGTCGCAAGAAATCGTGATTCAACTTGAAAAAGCCGATATTAACGAAGAGCTTTCGCGTTTGAGTGAGCATATTAAGAACTATCGTCAGTTGATCGGCTCACAACGAGCCGAAGGTAAGAAGCTTGATTTTTACACTCAAGAATTGCTGCGCGAGGTGAACACGATTGGTTCAAAGTCTCAGGTAGCCAAGATCACTCAAGCTGTGGTAGAAGCCAAAACACTTATCGAACGACTTAGAGAACAGGTGCAAAACGTCCAATGA
- the miaA gene encoding tRNA (adenosine(37)-N6)-dimethylallyltransferase MiaA, with protein sequence MNSKRPVIFVVGATASGKSDWALRLAEHFKGVIFNCDSIQVYQQLDIGAAKPSLEEQKRVPHYLLDYVAPPQEMTAGIYSRDFYEALEKIPENVPVFVVGGTGFYFMAIEKGMYPIIPVDPEVQKQVATELAKEGGPLRLHQELLAKDPEYGAKIHLRDHYRIGRALELIRSQGKSVTEIQDEFAKTQNQFPYPLLKLGPKWEKEALDARIARRTEIMLKMGLVDEVRKLLDQGLESWAPMSSVGYRETISYVKGEMSLEALELEIAKNTRQLAKKQRTWFQRDADIHWFAGGEEGYLAAFHVVEKFLNS encoded by the coding sequence ATGAATTCTAAAAGGCCTGTCATTTTTGTCGTGGGTGCGACGGCTTCAGGAAAGTCAGATTGGGCCCTGCGCCTGGCGGAACATTTTAAAGGGGTGATCTTTAATTGCGATTCCATCCAGGTGTATCAGCAATTAGATATCGGGGCCGCTAAACCGAGCCTGGAAGAACAAAAAAGAGTTCCGCATTACCTCTTAGATTACGTAGCCCCTCCCCAAGAGATGACGGCCGGGATTTATTCGCGCGATTTTTATGAGGCCTTAGAAAAAATTCCGGAAAACGTTCCCGTCTTTGTCGTCGGGGGTACGGGGTTTTATTTTATGGCCATTGAAAAGGGTATGTATCCGATCATTCCCGTGGATCCCGAAGTGCAAAAGCAAGTCGCCACAGAATTGGCTAAAGAGGGCGGTCCTCTCAGGTTGCATCAAGAGCTCTTAGCGAAAGACCCCGAGTACGGCGCAAAAATTCATTTGAGAGATCATTACCGTATCGGACGGGCGCTCGAGTTGATTCGGTCTCAAGGTAAAAGTGTGACCGAGATCCAAGATGAGTTTGCAAAGACTCAAAATCAGTTCCCGTATCCGCTTTTAAAGCTGGGCCCGAAATGGGAAAAAGAAGCCTTAGATGCGCGGATCGCTAGGCGCACGGAAATCATGTTGAAAATGGGACTGGTGGACGAGGTGCGAAAGCTTCTCGATCAAGGTCTAGAGTCATGGGCCCCGATGAGCAGTGTCGGGTATCGCGAGACGATTTCTTATGTGAAAGGCGAAATGAGCTTAGAGGCTTTAGAATTAGAAATCGCGAAGAACACTCGGCAACTCGCTAAAAAGCAAAGAACCTGGTTTCAGCGGGATGCTGATATTCATTGGTTTGCCGGTGGCGAAGAAGGATATTTAGCGGCCTTTCACGTGGTCGAGAAATTTCTGAATTCTTGA
- the mutL gene encoding DNA mismatch repair endonuclease MutL: MSIQVLPPEVVDQIAAGEVVERPAHLVKELVENSIDAGATRVHVEFFDGGRHVKVIDNGKGMAPEDLPKALERFATSKISQTDDLWKLKTFGFRGEALASIAAVSKLTLTSRRKDDEQAFQLISHYGKKSEIDKVGGSLGTTILIENLFENTPARLKFLKSDAAENSAIKNTLKAMALSHFDVEIRIQENGKLVHFWPATQSRKDRVEQILEIKPLFVGEAARENVRAYAVFADPHNVAKTAKNIWLFAQNRWIQDRSLQAAVNEAYRHLLMHGEYPIAVVWVETDTDAVDVNIHPTKSAVKFQTPSLAFRAVAGALRSTLELAPWLPAAQQPRPPAPLDDVMAEDYKSTSGLVNYAQNSPTPAMPAQNLAFDDNSLHVTQFKKKDFSFTPPSSSEVRSPKIDYQALASAASSREQFNEEKPVTMGGGYWSSLEILGQANLTYIVTQSRDKMVFVDQHAAHERVVFEKLMAAWKGGQVDIQDFLFPLAIDMSPEKVEALLTYKQDIERLGVFVEALGPGTLGVKAAPLVVKEASLSSVLDKMASEIVEQGGSYSLERVIGDICATIACHSVVRAGQALGHEQMRSLLLDMDMFPLSSFCPHGRPVSVEYPFYKLEKDFGRIV; this comes from the coding sequence ATGTCTATCCAAGTTTTGCCACCCGAAGTGGTGGATCAAATTGCTGCTGGTGAAGTGGTTGAGCGTCCGGCTCATCTCGTTAAAGAACTCGTTGAAAACAGTATTGATGCCGGGGCCACGCGCGTGCATGTCGAGTTTTTTGATGGCGGTCGTCACGTCAAGGTGATCGACAACGGCAAAGGGATGGCGCCCGAGGATTTGCCAAAAGCGTTGGAACGTTTTGCGACCAGTAAAATTTCGCAAACCGATGACTTATGGAAACTAAAAACCTTCGGTTTTCGCGGGGAAGCCTTAGCCAGTATCGCGGCGGTGAGCAAACTGACATTAACTTCGCGTCGTAAAGACGACGAACAAGCTTTTCAGTTGATCAGTCATTACGGTAAGAAGTCTGAAATCGATAAAGTCGGAGGGTCTTTAGGCACCACGATCTTGATCGAAAATCTTTTTGAAAATACGCCAGCGCGTTTAAAATTTTTAAAATCCGATGCGGCGGAAAACAGCGCGATTAAAAATACCCTTAAGGCTATGGCGCTTTCGCACTTTGATGTCGAAATTCGCATCCAAGAAAATGGCAAGCTGGTTCATTTTTGGCCAGCCACGCAGTCGCGCAAAGATCGCGTGGAACAAATCTTAGAAATCAAGCCGCTCTTTGTCGGCGAAGCCGCTCGTGAAAACGTGCGTGCCTATGCTGTATTTGCTGATCCTCATAATGTCGCCAAAACCGCTAAAAATATCTGGTTGTTTGCACAAAATCGCTGGATTCAAGATCGCAGCCTGCAAGCCGCCGTGAATGAAGCTTATCGGCATCTTCTTATGCACGGCGAATACCCGATTGCCGTGGTGTGGGTGGAAACCGACACGGATGCGGTGGACGTCAATATTCATCCGACAAAATCAGCGGTGAAATTTCAAACGCCGTCGCTTGCTTTCCGCGCAGTGGCTGGCGCATTACGCAGCACTTTGGAACTTGCGCCATGGTTACCCGCAGCCCAGCAACCTCGTCCACCTGCTCCTTTAGATGATGTCATGGCAGAAGATTATAAATCGACCTCCGGCTTAGTGAACTATGCGCAAAACTCGCCGACGCCAGCGATGCCGGCACAGAACTTGGCGTTTGATGACAACTCACTGCACGTGACTCAGTTTAAAAAGAAAGATTTTTCTTTTACACCTCCTTCAAGCAGCGAGGTCCGCTCTCCAAAAATCGATTATCAAGCTTTGGCTTCCGCAGCCTCTTCGCGTGAACAGTTTAACGAAGAAAAACCTGTCACCATGGGCGGAGGCTATTGGTCCTCGTTAGAAATTCTGGGACAAGCCAACCTCACTTACATCGTCACGCAAAGCCGCGATAAGATGGTTTTCGTTGATCAGCATGCCGCGCACGAACGTGTGGTGTTTGAAAAACTGATGGCGGCTTGGAAAGGGGGTCAGGTTGATATCCAAGACTTCCTTTTCCCTTTGGCCATTGATATGTCCCCTGAAAAAGTGGAAGCCCTGCTGACTTATAAACAAGACATCGAGCGCTTAGGCGTTTTTGTTGAAGCCTTAGGCCCCGGAACTCTCGGGGTTAAAGCCGCCCCTTTGGTGGTGAAAGAAGCAAGCTTAAGTTCGGTATTAGATAAAATGGCTAGCGAAATCGTTGAACAGGGCGGCAGTTATTCTTTAGAACGAGTCATTGGTGATATTTGCGCGACGATAGCGTGTCATTCCGTTGTCCGTGCGGGTCAAGCATTGGGACACGAGCAGATGCGCAGTCTTTTACTGGATATGGATATGTTTCCGCTTTCAAGTTTCTGTCCTCACGGTCGACCGGTCAGCGTGGAATATCCGTTCTATAAACTTGAAAAAGATTTCGGTCGTATTGTCTGA
- a CDS encoding SH3 domain-containing protein, giving the protein MNWNKHPLLPICFLIVGLLASPLAHAQSQQATIVNDGAMVYQNDDFDAPVIGTVKRGAVYSISSGKKGPFYKIRLKPGTVGWIADTDVKPGVHRVAAPKKEKMKPLSDAEKPEPKVKPFFASRFRGITYDHIYFTEETIGGSQSEYMGFLGVKFYGFNTLFDGEIYTESNLIFSPSAPKYYEDITGRSAGGFIFIADFLFQTPTPRGKNAMTYYGFGPMFRYSQFNLEVPDGTRTLNYSAVDMTVGAVFNFGLGFRIQRVSLRLDAKYYWERTQYYGFGANAGLDF; this is encoded by the coding sequence GTGAATTGGAACAAGCACCCTTTGTTACCGATTTGTTTTCTTATCGTCGGGCTCTTGGCAAGCCCGTTGGCGCACGCTCAATCTCAACAAGCCACCATCGTCAACGATGGCGCCATGGTTTATCAAAACGATGATTTTGATGCTCCCGTGATTGGCACTGTAAAAAGGGGAGCGGTCTATTCGATCTCTTCAGGAAAAAAGGGCCCTTTTTATAAAATCCGTCTAAAGCCCGGAACTGTCGGTTGGATTGCTGACACCGATGTAAAGCCCGGCGTGCACAGGGTGGCGGCCCCCAAAAAAGAAAAAATGAAACCGCTTTCCGATGCGGAAAAACCCGAGCCCAAGGTAAAACCATTTTTTGCTTCGCGCTTTCGCGGTATCACTTATGATCATATTTATTTTACTGAAGAAACCATCGGCGGCAGCCAGTCTGAATACATGGGTTTTTTAGGTGTGAAGTTCTATGGCTTTAACACTTTGTTTGATGGTGAGATTTATACCGAATCAAATCTGATTTTTTCCCCGTCTGCGCCGAAGTACTATGAAGATATCACCGGTCGCAGTGCGGGCGGATTTATTTTTATCGCCGATTTCCTTTTTCAAACCCCCACCCCCCGGGGCAAGAACGCGATGACTTATTATGGATTCGGACCCATGTTTCGTTATTCGCAGTTCAATTTAGAGGTGCCTGATGGCACGCGCACATTGAATTATTCGGCGGTCGACATGACGGTGGGGGCGGTTTTTAACTTCGGTTTGGGCTTCCGTATTCAGCGTGTGAGCTTGCGTTTAGATGCGAAGTATTATTGGGAAAGAACCCAATATTATGGCTTTGGCGCCAATGCCGGGCTTGATTTCTAA
- a CDS encoding polyprenol monophosphomannose synthase translates to MKKLVVIPTYNEKENIQNIIPAIFAQNLGVEILVVDDNSPDGTGAIVREMQKNLPQLHLLSRPGKQGLGKAYIAGFRWGMDHGFDVITEMDADFSHRPEDLGPLLQKLDHADFAVGSRYIAGGRTVNWGILRKIISRGGGIYARLILGFPLNDWTGGFNTWKKEVLHAIDLSSVESNGYSFQIELKYKAMKKGFKGAESPIVFEDRRVGQSKMSLKIVLEAFYRVWLMRFK, encoded by the coding sequence ATGAAAAAACTAGTTGTCATCCCTACGTATAATGAAAAAGAAAATATTCAAAATATCATTCCGGCGATCTTTGCGCAAAATCTGGGTGTAGAGATTTTAGTCGTTGATGACAACTCTCCAGACGGCACCGGGGCCATCGTTCGTGAGATGCAAAAAAATCTTCCTCAATTGCACCTCCTTTCTCGTCCGGGAAAGCAAGGATTAGGGAAAGCCTATATTGCAGGTTTTCGTTGGGGCATGGATCATGGATTTGACGTGATCACTGAAATGGACGCGGATTTTTCTCATCGTCCAGAGGATTTGGGGCCCTTATTACAAAAGCTTGATCATGCGGATTTTGCGGTAGGCTCTCGCTACATCGCGGGTGGAAGAACAGTGAACTGGGGAATTCTTCGTAAGATTATTTCTCGCGGTGGCGGTATTTACGCGCGTCTGATTTTGGGCTTCCCGCTCAATGACTGGACCGGTGGGTTTAACACTTGGAAAAAAGAAGTTTTACACGCGATTGATCTTTCAAGTGTCGAGTCCAACGGATATAGCTTCCAAATCGAACTTAAATACAAAGCCATGAAAAAGGGCTTCAAAGGGGCCGAGTCTCCGATTGTCTTTGAAGATCGTCGGGTGGGTCAAAGTAAGATGTCTTTAAAAATCGTGCTTGAGGCTTTCTATCGCGTTTGGTTGATGCGCTTTAAGTAG
- a CDS encoding methyl-accepting chemotaxis protein: MKKLPLGIRLFLNVLVFSVPIVVLTFLMYKSETGNIEFGEKEALGNRLQLPYEELLHEVVMAKLKPTQSNKLDEKLSAFQKVLAEVGPDLQFTAEGLSSRKRDNVADLEKFIKAQDWDNAIGAIKTGIAHLGDTSNLILDPDLDSYYIMDITLLALPQMQDRLQTILSNRAQFFASPQTEAVRIQAALYSALLKESDMARIAADSQTSLNEDKNFYEPSPSLQQNIPMAVSDLQKATDAFTSLLDKISRGEPVKEDEFALAGFANLDQSYKSWYQSVAELDVLLNKRLTSLKSHRSSSLYSAGLALFVAILFSIVVGVSVSGSIKRILKSVFRLRDLSTSVLNIGNQLQDTALVVNDSVTSQSAAIEETAASVEEINSMIKTTAENSRQASDLAKLTHQSAQIGSQEVETMLSSMNDIAVSSKKIVETISIIDDIAFQTNLLALNASVEAARAGEQGKGFAVVAEAVRALAQKSAQAAQEIHELVNDNVQIIDHGKDGAVRSSTSLKEIMNYIQKLNTLIQEIATASGEQSAGINQISVALNDIESESMKNQQGLERVTSSSKDLCEESHHLNGIIGNLESEVLGSKASWVKTPPLEIASYKVASS, translated from the coding sequence ATGAAAAAGCTCCCTTTGGGAATTAGGTTATTTTTGAATGTTTTGGTATTTTCGGTTCCGATCGTGGTCCTGACCTTTCTGATGTACAAATCAGAAACCGGGAACATCGAGTTTGGGGAAAAAGAAGCCTTAGGCAATCGCTTGCAGCTTCCTTACGAAGAGCTTTTGCATGAAGTGGTGATGGCAAAGCTTAAACCCACTCAAAGTAATAAGTTGGATGAAAAGCTTTCGGCCTTTCAAAAAGTGTTGGCCGAGGTCGGTCCCGATCTGCAATTTACGGCTGAAGGGTTGTCGTCAAGAAAACGCGATAACGTGGCCGATCTAGAAAAATTCATCAAAGCCCAAGATTGGGATAACGCGATCGGGGCGATCAAAACAGGTATTGCTCATTTAGGTGATACCTCGAACTTGATCTTAGATCCAGATTTGGACAGTTACTATATCATGGACATCACTTTGTTGGCCTTGCCGCAAATGCAAGATCGTCTGCAAACGATTCTGTCCAACCGTGCACAATTTTTTGCGTCACCCCAAACGGAAGCTGTTCGTATTCAAGCCGCTCTTTATTCGGCCCTTTTAAAAGAATCCGACATGGCCCGTATCGCGGCCGACAGTCAGACCTCTTTGAATGAAGATAAGAACTTTTATGAGCCCAGTCCCTCCTTGCAGCAAAATATCCCGATGGCCGTCAGTGATCTGCAAAAAGCCACGGACGCATTTACGTCCTTGCTAGATAAAATTTCGCGCGGGGAGCCAGTTAAGGAAGATGAGTTTGCTCTGGCTGGTTTTGCCAACCTAGATCAAAGTTACAAATCGTGGTATCAGTCGGTGGCCGAATTGGATGTTCTTTTAAATAAACGTTTAACAAGCTTAAAATCCCACCGCAGCTCTTCGCTTTACTCTGCAGGCTTGGCTCTTTTTGTTGCCATTTTATTTTCGATCGTGGTCGGTGTTTCAGTCAGTGGAAGCATTAAGCGCATTTTGAAGTCCGTGTTTAGATTGCGTGATCTTTCGACCTCGGTGTTGAATATCGGCAACCAACTTCAAGATACCGCCTTGGTGGTGAATGACTCGGTGACGTCGCAATCGGCGGCCATTGAGGAAACTGCGGCGTCAGTTGAAGAAATCAACAGCATGATTAAAACCACGGCGGAAAATTCTCGCCAGGCTTCTGACTTAGCCAAGCTGACTCATCAGTCGGCCCAAATTGGCAGTCAAGAGGTGGAAACGATGTTGTCTTCCATGAATGACATCGCGGTTTCTAGTAAAAAAATTGTTGAAACGATTTCGATCATTGACGATATCGCTTTCCAGACAAACTTGTTGGCACTCAATGCTTCGGTGGAAGCGGCACGGGCCGGGGAACAAGGGAAAGGATTTGCGGTGGTGGCCGAAGCCGTGCGAGCTTTAGCCCAAAAGAGTGCGCAAGCGGCCCAAGAAATCCATGAACTTGTGAATGACAACGTGCAAATCATTGACCATGGTAAAGACGGGGCGGTTCGTTCCAGCACGTCGTTAAAAGAAATCATGAACTACATTCAAAAGCTAAATACTTTGATTCAAGAAATCGCGACGGCGTCCGGCGAACAAAGTGCGGGGATCAATCAGATTTCGGTGGCTTTAAATGATATCGAATCGGAATCAATGAAAAATCAACAAGGTCTTGAGAGGGTGACATCATCATCCAAAGATCTTTGCGAAGAATCGCATCATCTCAACGGCATTATTGGTAATTTAGAGTCTGAGGTTCTGGGCTCAAAAGCCTCGTGGGTGAAGACGCCTCCGCTTGAAATCGCAAGCTATAAAGTAGCGTCTTCTTGA
- a CDS encoding Yip1 family protein — protein sequence MNDYRDVTPRQHTETVKHVFRYVVDYLRHPVEKIKTLPDWNWTVLLITLIVISMASGVITGLVPPSFFRVIGGIIISPIVGVVTTAVGSLTIYYYFQVFEKRTCSLRKIFTLLLFANIPFFIFQVGSEIIPPITLVGFAFTALLMAVGLTENFQMDKRRALRLVTILFAIVFIIWLWNRIDISRMDRF from the coding sequence ATGAATGACTATCGTGACGTGACACCTCGCCAACACACTGAAACTGTTAAGCATGTTTTTCGCTATGTGGTTGATTACCTCCGCCACCCTGTTGAAAAAATAAAAACTCTTCCGGACTGGAATTGGACCGTTTTATTAATCACGTTAATAGTTATCAGCATGGCTTCGGGTGTGATCACCGGTCTCGTTCCTCCCAGCTTTTTTCGAGTCATCGGTGGCATTATTATCTCGCCCATCGTGGGGGTGGTGACAACGGCCGTGGGTTCATTGACGATTTACTATTACTTTCAAGTCTTTGAAAAGCGCACGTGTTCGCTGCGCAAGATCTTTACTTTGCTTCTTTTTGCCAATATTCCATTTTTCATTTTTCAAGTAGGCTCGGAAATCATCCCACCGATCACTCTTGTGGGTTTTGCTTTTACCGCATTGCTCATGGCGGTGGGACTGACTGAAAACTTTCAGATGGATAAACGCCGTGCTTTAAGACTGGTGACGATTCTTTTTGCCATCGTCTTTATCATCTGGCTGTGGAACCGCATTGACATTTCACGCATGGATCGTTTTTAA